ATACCTACGGCTGCTAATGATTCTGTGGCGTTTTCAGAAATATTTCCTACAATAGCCGTATCAGTAATAGACAAAATAGGTTCTGCCACTCCAGCAATTAATGCAGGAATGGCTAATTTATTAATATGTTTTAAACTAATGTTGGTGCTCACAATACAAATTCATAACAGTAAAAGGGATGTTCGCTTTGTTTTGGAAAATAAATAGACCCTAATTTTTTATAACCGCGAAGTTCGTAAAACTTTTGGTTTCTAGCGTTCTTTGAAAAGGTATCTAATCTGATAGAGGTAAATTCATTTTTGTTTGCCATATTTTCGGCAAAATTCATCAGTTTTCTAGCCCATCCTTTACCTTGGTAATCCGGGTGTATAGCTACCCTATGAACATATAAGTTATTGGAGTTTGGTGTTAGCCAGTCTATAGTTTCGTATTCGGCATCCATTTTAGTAGAAAGCACTAAACAGCCTATAATTTTTTTAGCTTCCTCTAGAACGTATAATTCGTTTCTAGCCACATCATTTTCAAAGGCACTTCGGTTAGGGTATTTAGAATTCCATTGTTGTATGTTTTTAGAAATCATATCAATAGCACAGGCTTTGGTAATTTCTAAAATTGTATCAATATCTTCATTGGTTCCTTTCCGAATCATAATAAAAGCGTATTTTTGCGTAAATTTTCACCTAAATTAGTTATAATTTTTTCAATATGAAGAATATTTTAGTGCCAGTAGGATCGTCTAAAAATGCGGTTAGTCATTTGCAGTATGCTGTGGATTTTGCCAAAGCATTTGGTGCAAAAATTTATGTGGTTCAAGTTTATAATATCTATTCCAAAGCTGGAACCATGATAAAAGTGGATCATATTTTAGAGCGTGAAAGTTATGAGTTTTTAAAGTCGCACGTAGCGCAAGTGGACACTAAAGGTGTTGAGATTGTTGTAAAATCATTTAAAGGCAAATTGGTGGATACACTTGAGTTAGTTTGTCACTCT
Above is a window of Bizionia sp. M204 DNA encoding:
- a CDS encoding GNAT family N-acetyltransferase; amino-acid sequence: MIRKGTNEDIDTILEITKACAIDMISKNIQQWNSKYPNRSAFENDVARNELYVLEEAKKIIGCLVLSTKMDAEYETIDWLTPNSNNLYVHRVAIHPDYQGKGWARKLMNFAENMANKNEFTSIRLDTFSKNARNQKFYELRGYKKLGSIYFPKQSEHPFYCYEFVL